Proteins encoded by one window of Aphis gossypii isolate Hap1 chromosome X, ASM2018417v2, whole genome shotgun sequence:
- the LOC126552832 gene encoding uncharacterized protein LOC126552832 has product MSSTDEEIQVLDEDILDVDLLITLVEENPLLWDKTLDSYSDRNEKRKCWKDIFCKIKPGFEEMDIKDQKIIGDNIEKKWKHIKDAYFRSIKENKPKSGDRAKKKKKYIYHDQLGFLIKTVQPRPTTSSLEIQPENVDESQIIDSSAEPPMQHVELCSNRTKKKTKNVEDKFMEYLEEATKQKSQSQNVIQEKDEHEKFFDSLLSIVRQFDDDQSLMFRAEVINVVQKIKNGSTYSSVQYQQPRPMQHFYDPPRTYYNYNLPSSAPSFSSSSSSPQVFFQPDTFTDDQTFTNGPNMS; this is encoded by the exons ATGTCTTCAACAGATGAAGAAATTCAGGTTCTTGACGAAGATATTTTGGATGTTGATCTTTTGATAACATTAGTAGAGGAAAATCCGTTATTATGGGATAAGACATTAGATTCATACTCGGACAGAAACGAAAAAAGGAAATGCTGGAaagacatattttgtaaaataaaaccagGGTTTGAAGAGATGGATATAAAggatcaaaaaattatag gagATAACATCGAGAAAAAGTGGAAACACATTAAAGATGCGTACTTTAGATCGATTAAAGAGAATAAACCAAAATCTGGAGATAGagcgaagaaaaaaaaaaaatatatctaccaTGACCAACTGGgatttcttataaaaactGTTCAACCTAGACCAACCACAAGCTCTTTAGAAATACAACCAGAAAATGTTGATGAATCACAAATAATTGATTCTTCGGCTGAACCTCCTATGCAACATGTAGAATTGTGTTCTAAtcgaaccaaaaaaaaaactaaaaatgttgagGATAAATTCATGGAGTACTTGGAAGAAGCAACAAAACAAAAGAGCCAAAGTCAGAATGTGATTCAAGAAAAAGACGAACATGAGAAATTTTTTGATTCGTTGCTTTCTATTGTCAGACAATTTGATGATGATCAAAGTTTGATGTTTAGAGCAGAAGTTATTAAcgtagtacaaaaaataaaaaatggctCCACCTACTCTTCGGTTCAATATCAACAACCCCGACCAATGCAGCATTTTTATGATCCACCTCGTACCTACTACAACTATAACTTACCATCTAGCGCACCTTCTTTTAGCTCATCTTCCTCATCGCCTCAAGTTTTTTTCCAACCCGATACATTTACAGACGATCAAACATTTACGAATGGACCAAACatgagttaa